One stretch of Arachis duranensis cultivar V14167 chromosome 1, aradu.V14167.gnm2.J7QH, whole genome shotgun sequence DNA includes these proteins:
- the LOC110275627 gene encoding uncharacterized protein LOC110275627 produces the protein MAETSKKNRKNRKNKKKRNIAIEYKCSINLLPCDIWVRIATKNALNSIQDLFNMQATCKVFLDAASSDAVYKHTSMLELLTVSFLYYFDRPEKRFPYCCAEAENMTALLRVGMMDFF, from the coding sequence ATGGCTGAAACATCcaagaagaatagaaagaatagaaagaacaaaaagaaaaggaacaTAGCCATTGAATACAAATGTTCGATTAATCTTCTTCCTTGTGACATATGGGTGAGAATTGCCACGAAGAATGCATTGAATTCGATTCAGGATCTATTCAACATGCAGGCGACTTGCAAGGTGTTTTTGGATGCAGCAAGTTCCGATGCTGTTTACAAGCATACGTCAATGTTGGAGCTACTGACTGTGTCCTTTTTATATTACTTTGACCGGCCTGAAAAGAGGTTCCCATATTGCTGCGCAGAAGCAGAAAATATGACTGCTCTACTCCGGGTAGGAATGATGGATTTCTTCTAG